The proteins below are encoded in one region of Dasypus novemcinctus isolate mDasNov1 chromosome 13, mDasNov1.1.hap2, whole genome shotgun sequence:
- the LOC101433279 gene encoding olfactory receptor 10J4, which produces MPRPNFTVVTEFTFEGFSIFGKEHRLILFVVFLVLYLLTLVSNAVILTVIHLNRQLHTPMYFFLSVLSISETCYTVAIIPRMLSSLLSPKQAISIPHCATQLFFYLTFGVNNCCLLTAMGYDRYVAICNPLRYSVIMSKRACIQLASGSWSIGLSTAIIQVSSVFSLPFCGANVISHFFCDIRPLMKLACADITIKELITLLISLCVLVLPMVLIFISYVLIVTTILKIASSEGRKKAFATCASHLTVVIVHYGCTSFIYLKPKSQNSLQDRLISVTYTVITPLLNPVVYSLRNKEVKDALLRALGRKPLS; this is translated from the coding sequence ATGCCAAGACCCAATTTCACTGTGGTGACAGAGTTTACCTTTGAAGGTTTCTCCATTTTTGGGAAGGAGCACCGACTCATCCTCTTTGTGGTCTTTTTAGTCTTGTACCTGTTGACCCTGGTCAGCAATGCTGTCATCTTAACAGTGATCCACCTCAATCGTCAacttcacacccccatgtacttcttcctgagTGTGCTGTCCATTTCGGAGACCTGTTACACTGTGGCCATCATCCCCCGCATGCTGTCCAGTCTCCTCAGTCCCAAGCAAGCCATCTCCATTCCACACTGTGCCACACAGCTCTTCTTCTATCTCACTTTTGGTGTCAATAACTGCTGTCTGCTCACAGCCATGGgatatgaccgctatgtggccatctgcaacCCCCTAAGGTATTCAGTTATCATGAGCAAAAGGGCTTGTATACAATTGGCAAGTGGATCCTGGAGCATTGGTCTGAGCACAGCCATCATCCAGGTGTCTTCTGTGTTCAGCCTGCCCTTCTGTGGTGCCAATGTCATCTCCCACTTCTTTTGTGACATCCGGCCCCTAATGAAGCTCGCGTGTGCTGACATCACCATCAAGGAGCTTATCACTTTGCTCATCAGTCTGTGTGTTCTTGTTCTGCCCATGGTCCTCATCTTCATCTCCTATGTCCTGATTGTCACCACCATCCTCAAGATTGCATCATCTGAGGGCCGGAAAAAGGCCTTTGCCACCTGTGCCTCACACCTCACGGTCGTCATTGTCCACTATGGCTGTACCTCCTTTATTTACCTAAAACCCAAATCCCAAAATTCCCTGCAGGACAGACTTATCTCTGTGACTTACACTGTCATCACCCCCCTACTGAACCCTGTTGTATACAgtttgaggaacaaggaggtgAAGGATGCCTTGCTCCGAGCTTTGGGCAGAAAGCCCCTCTCTTAG